In the Longimicrobium sp. genome, GAACCACCCCGCCCGACGCGCGGACCGCAAGCATAACCACGTGTACGATTCAGGGCAAGTGCAGGCCGGTAAACTGATACACAAAGAACACGACGCGTCCCAAAGCTCACGGAATCTCTCGGAAACAAATGTAACCATGCGCACGGAAGGGCCGCCGGGACCCGCACGCAGCGGCGGGAAACATCCAGATTCGCGGACGGGACGCGAGGTGCGGCGGGAGAGGCTTCCCCGCGCCGCTCCGTTCACGGGAGACTGGACTCGCGCGGCGGGAGAGATTAGTTTGATGTACGTCTCGCGTATGACGCGAGACGACACCCGAATGACGTACCTCAACCGGGAACGACAGGATATGCAACCGGTTCTCCGTCCGCTCATCGTGCTGCACTCCGACGCGGTGTTCAAGGAGCGCCTGCGCCGCATCGGCAGCCAGCGCTTCAAGAGCCAGTTCGTGAACGACTGGGACGGCCTGCGCACGGCGCTAAAGGAAGCGCCGCCCGCCGCGCTGGTGGTGGTGGACCCGTACACCCACAGCTACGGCGCCGAGGCCGAGCTGGCGCCCGAGCTGCGCTCGCTGCTGTGGGAGTACCCCACCGCCACGGTGATCGCCGCGCTGGAGGTGCGGCGCCAGCGCGTGCGCGACCTGCGCACGCTGGGCGAGTGGGGGGTGAAGGAGGTGATCGCGCTCGACGAGGAGGACACGCTCGAGGCCATCAGCCGCCGCCTGCGCGCCGCGCAGGGCCGGCCGCTGCAGAGCCTGCTGGAGCGCTCGCTGCCGGGAACGCTGAGCGGCCGCGCGCGCGCGCTGCTGATGGCGGCCGCCGAGGTGGTGGCCGAGGGCGGCCACGGGCGCGACCTGGCGGCCAGCCTCCGCCTGTCGGAGCGCACGCTGCTGCGCTGGGCCGAGCAGGCCGACCTCCCGCCGCCGCGCCGCATCCTGGCGTGGATGCGCGTCCTCCTCGCCTGCGAGCTGCTGGACGACCCCGGCCAGACGGTGCTGAGCGTGGCCTACACCTGCGGCTACGCCAGCGACAGCTCGCTGCGCCGCGCGGTGCAGGAGTTCACCGGCGTGCTGCTGACCGAGCTGCGGCAGGAGGGCGCCTTCGCCACCGCGTCGGAGAAGTTCCTGGCCGAGCTGGAGGACACTCGCGAGAGCGGCCGCGCCCGCCGCAAGGCCGAGCGCGCGGCGGCCCGTGCCGCCGCCGTGGCGGCCGCCACCGCCGCCGCCGGCGCGCCGAACTGATCTTCCGGTCGATAGTGACGAGAGCCCGGGCCGCGGCCCGGGCTTTCGTCGTTGAGTGCGAAAGTGCGAGGGTGCGAGGGTGCGAGGGTGCGAAAGTGCGCCAGGTTCAACGCACTCTCGCACTTTCGCACCTTCGCACTCACGCACCGGAAAAGAGAAGGCCCGGAGCCTGGGAGGCTCCGGGCCTGACTCGGGGGTCGGGCAGCGCCGAAGGGCGTCGGGGGCGGGGAGGTGGTGCGGGTAGGCGGGGCGGGCGGTTGCTGCGGGTTCTCGGTTTGATACTGCCAGGGTCCTGCGGTCGCTGTCCCCCCGGTTCTTCGCTCGCATGACAAAGCAATCGCGAGGCCAGACGCGGCCCGTCTGGCATCTCGTTGCGGCGCAATCACTTGGATTTTTGGTGGCTCGGAAACAGGTGGGGCGGTGGGACCTGGGGAGGACACCCTTTGGGACATCGGCGCCTCATCTCCCTCCATCCGTCGTGGGAGATGGCTCCAAGTGGTGCGGAAATCGCCCCGCGGTGCTCTGGAGCGGCCCGCCGGGTGGGTGTAAGTTCAGGAACCGGCTCGTTCCGGGGTGGAATTCTCGTCTCGGTGAAGGAACGGATGGCCAGGAAGTACGGGATCAGGGAAGTGTTTCCCACGCTGCAGGGCGAGGGCGCGCAGGCGGGGTCGCCCGCGGTGTTCCTGCGCTTCGCGGGGTGCAACCTGGGCTACGACGTGTGCCCCTGGTGCGACACCGACTGGGTGAAGGCGGTCTACAGCGAGGACGTGGACGGCACCCTCGCGCTGGTCCGTGCCGCGGCGGAGGAGGGGTTCGGCGGCGAGCGGCCGGGCCTTCTCCTCGTGGCCACCGGCGGCGAGCCCAGCCTCCAGCTCGACCGGCCGCTCTCCGACGCGCTGCGGGCGCGGGGATACCGCATCTCCATGGAATCCAACGGCTCGCGCCCGGTGGACCGCTCGCTGGTGGACTGGCTCACCATCAGCCCCAAGCAGCCCGAGTTCGCGCAGAAGGAGGGCGACGAGCTGAAGCTGCTGTTCAGCGGCACCGCCGCGCTCGGCATCACCCCCGACGTGGCCGCGGTGCGCCGCATCGCCGCGGGAACGCGCTTCGGCCACTACTTCCTGCAGCCGATCGACATCCCCGCGCACGGCGGGCCGAACTACGAAGAGACGGTGCGCGCGGTGATGGAGCTCGGTCCGCCGTGGCGCCTGTCGGTGCAGACGCACAAGGTGATGGGGATCCCCTGAGCCGAAGTGCGTGAGTGCGTGAGTGCGGGAGTGCGACGGAGCCCGTCGTCGCTTCCGCCTGCTGTCCCCTGTACCCTGTTCCCTGTCCCCTGAAGGCGTTCTACACGGACCGCTTCGTCCTTCCCCTTCCGCCGGGGCACCGCTTCCCGATGGTGAAGTACCGCCGGGTGCGCGAGCGCTGCCTGGAGGAGGGGATCATCGCGCCCGCGGACCTGGCCGAGCCGCCGGCCGCGGCGTGGGACGAGCTGGCCCTGGCGCACGACCGCGCCTACCTCGACGCGGTACGCGAGGGCGCGCTCCCGCCGCTGGCCCAGCGCCGCATCGGCTTTCCCTGGAGCCCGGAGATGGTGGAGCGCTCGCGCCGCTCCGCGGGGGCCACCATCGCCGCCTCGCGCGTCGCCCTGGCCGAGGCGGCGGAGCGGGGATGGGGCGTCGCCGCCAACCTCGCGGGCGGCACGCACCACGCCGGCCCCGACCACGGCGAGGGCTTCTGCGTGTTCAACGACGCCGCCGTCGCCGCGCGCGTCCTCCAGCGCGAGGGCGTGGTCCGCCGCATCGCCATCATCGACTGCGACGTGCACCAGGGGAACGGCACCGCCGCCATCTTCGCGCGCGACCCCACCGTCTTCACCTTCTCCATCCACGGCGCGCGCAACTTCCCCTTCCGCAAGGAGCGCGGCTCGCTCGACGTCGATCTCCCCGACGGCGCGGAGGACGACGCCTTCCTGGCCGCGCTGGAGCTCCATCTTCCCCACGTGCTCGACGACTTCCGCCCCGAGCTGGCCATCTACCTGGCCGGCGCGGACCCGTGGCGCGACGACCGCTTCGGCAGACTGGGGATGACCAAGGAAGGGCTGGCCGAGCGCGACCGCTACGTCCTCCACCTCCTCCGCGACGCCGGCGTCCCCACGGCGATCGCGATGGCCGGCGGCTACGCGCGCGACACCGAGGACACCGTCGACATCCACGTCACGACTCTTCGCATCGCCGCGGCGATGCACCGGCAGAACGGCAGGTCTCACACGGAGCCACCGTCGCCCTCGGGGCAAACCCGCCCCCGGGTGGACCTCCGCTGACTCCGATGACTCCGTGCGAGTCTCTTTCCTGTCCAGGCGAACGAGCCGGGAGCTGACACCGCACCCGGCTCGCTCATCTATTCCCGCAGCCCGTTGTTTTCCGATCCAGGGCCGGCGCGCGGGCATTCGATCCGCGCCGGCCCGCCTGCGTTCAGGCCGCCATCGCCGGGCGGCCGTACGTGAGCACCGACTCCAGCGGCAGCCGCGGCGCCCGGGCGCTCGGCGCGCCCGCCACGCCCACGCGGAAGAGCAGCAGCCGCGTGTTTCCTTCCGCCGCCTCGAACAGCGCGTCGAAGCGCGCCCGCAGCTCGCGCAGCTCCTCGCGCTCGCGC is a window encoding:
- a CDS encoding helix-turn-helix domain-containing protein; translated protein: MQPVLRPLIVLHSDAVFKERLRRIGSQRFKSQFVNDWDGLRTALKEAPPAALVVVDPYTHSYGAEAELAPELRSLLWEYPTATVIAALEVRRQRVRDLRTLGEWGVKEVIALDEEDTLEAISRRLRAAQGRPLQSLLERSLPGTLSGRARALLMAAAEVVAEGGHGRDLAASLRLSERTLLRWAEQADLPPPRRILAWMRVLLACELLDDPGQTVLSVAYTCGYASDSSLRRAVQEFTGVLLTELRQEGAFATASEKFLAELEDTRESGRARRKAERAAARAAAVAAATAAAGAPN
- a CDS encoding histone deacetylase, with the translated sequence MRECGSATEPVVASACCPLYPVPCPLKAFYTDRFVLPLPPGHRFPMVKYRRVRERCLEEGIIAPADLAEPPAAAWDELALAHDRAYLDAVREGALPPLAQRRIGFPWSPEMVERSRRSAGATIAASRVALAEAAERGWGVAANLAGGTHHAGPDHGEGFCVFNDAAVAARVLQREGVVRRIAIIDCDVHQGNGTAAIFARDPTVFTFSIHGARNFPFRKERGSLDVDLPDGAEDDAFLAALELHLPHVLDDFRPELAIYLAGADPWRDDRFGRLGMTKEGLAERDRYVLHLLRDAGVPTAIAMAGGYARDTEDTVDIHVTTLRIAAAMHRQNGRSHTEPPSPSGQTRPRVDLR